TGAAAAGTAAAATAAATAGTTCCGGAATAAAACTTTCCAAAGTTATGGTTAAAGAAAGCGAACATAGCGGAGTAAGTTATTTTGAAAGATAAATCTTTCAAAATAATAGAAATACAGTGGATATGCATAGAAATACGGTAGATATATGTAGTAAAAAAACAATGTATTTCAATTTATTTCTATTTATTTCAATCTATTTCCGTATAATTTTTGTTTATATTCATGCAATCCAACATAAACATTTCAGAAATCTTCTATTCAATACTTGGTGAATCCACATATCAAGGATTACCTTGCGCGTTTATAAGAGTCGCGGGGTGTAATTTAAGGTGTTCTTACTGCGATACTGTTTATGCCCAAAAAGGTGGGAAAGAAAATACCGTTGAAAAAATCTTGTCTGTTATATCAAAATATCCCACTAAACATGTGGAAATAACAGGTGGTGAACCGCTTTTGCAGGAAAGAATTTACAAATTAATCCGCGAACTAATCAAGAAAAAATATCAGGTTCTTGTAGAGACAAACGGAAGTGTAGATATTGGCAAATTGCCAGCAAAAGCAATAGTCATAATGGATATAAAATGTCCTTCAAGTAAAATGCACAACAAAATGAACTGGGAAAATATGAAAAAATTAAAAGTTCAAGATGAAATAAAATTCGTACTTTCAGATTTAAAAGATTATATCTGGGCTAAAAAGGTAATTAAAAAGTATAATCTTTCAGATAAAAATATTTTACTTTCGCCCGTCTTTAACAAGCTTTCCCCAAAAGTATTAAGCAAATGGATTCTCAAAGACGGGCTAAACGCGCGAATTCATCTGCAATTGCATAAGATAATAGGGGTGGGGTGAATTAAATGGGAAACAAGACGAAAATACAATTATGTTTAATACAGGTCAACAATCCTCTTTCGGAAAAGTGAAAGAAGCCATTGAGAAGAAAATAGCTTTGGCGGAAAAGAGTGAGACTAAACCATCTAACCTTGATGAGTTGGAAAAATTAGCAGGATTGAGGGAAAAAGGGATTATTACCGAGGGAGAATTTAATGCTAAGAAAAGACAGATTCTTGGCATCTAAAAAGAAAATTGACTTGACTGTGCCTAACAGCGGATAAAAGGCTTTGCCCAAATTGCCTTCAGCAACTTCTTTTATCCGCAAATCATTAAGTGAAATTGAGAAATAAATAAAGATGAATGATATGAAATTCGCAACTGCAATCAACTGCGTAGATGGAAGAACTCAGATACCTGTAATTGAATGGATGAAAAAGGAATATGGAGTAGATTATGTGGATATGATTACAGAGCCTGGAGTAAACAAGCTATTAGCAGAGAATATAGACACCATTACAATAGAGTCAATTAGAAGGAAAATTACAGTTTCAATAAATAAACACAATTCAAAAATTATTGCGATAATAGGGCATTATGATTGTGTTGGCAATCCTGTGGGAAAAAATACGCAATTAAAACAAATATTATCTGCCATAGAAACAGTTCAACCGTGGGATTTGGGTGTTCAGGTAATAGGTATATGGCTTGATGAGAATTGGCAGGTGTATAAGGTTAAAT
The bacterium DNA segment above includes these coding regions:
- a CDS encoding radical SAM protein, which translates into the protein MNISEIFYSILGESTYQGLPCAFIRVAGCNLRCSYCDTVYAQKGGKENTVEKILSVISKYPTKHVEITGGEPLLQERIYKLIRELIKKKYQVLVETNGSVDIGKLPAKAIVIMDIKCPSSKMHNKMNWENMKKLKVQDEIKFVLSDLKDYIWAKKVIKKYNLSDKNILLSPVFNKLSPKVLSKWILKDGLNARIHLQLHKIIGVG
- a CDS encoding SHOCT domain-containing protein, with protein sequence MFNTGQQSSFGKVKEAIEKKIALAEKSETKPSNLDELEKLAGLREKGIITEGEFNAKKRQILGI